From a single Gammaproteobacteria bacterium genomic region:
- a CDS encoding DNA gyrase inhibitor YacG produces MTATVHCPSCNKEVKWNSESEFRPFCSERCRLHDLGAWFMEEHTISDTSKEGFSTPAEHPAKPEPN; encoded by the coding sequence ATGACCGCTACTGTTCATTGTCCAAGTTGTAACAAAGAGGTGAAATGGAACAGTGAGTCTGAATTTCGGCCTTTTTGTTCTGAACGCTGTCGCTTGCACGATCTCGGCGCCTGGTTCATGGAAGAGCATACAATTTCAGACACGAGTAAGGAAGGCTTCAGTACGCCAGCTGAGCACCCGGCAAAACCCGAACCTAATTAA
- the mutT gene encoding 8-oxo-dGTP diphosphatase MutT: MSETAIDVAVAVIRDAAGRILVNKRQIDKEHPGMWEFPGGKFDPHETPEQALYRECEEELGIRVKAAQELICLSHEYPKKTVCLHVFVVSEYLNIPQALEQQEMAWKTLNELMVFEGLLQADRPILEKLIELESENYT, encoded by the coding sequence TGTCTGAAACTGCAATCGATGTGGCCGTTGCTGTCATTCGTGATGCGGCTGGCAGAATTCTGGTCAATAAACGTCAAATCGATAAAGAACATCCGGGTATGTGGGAGTTTCCAGGCGGCAAATTTGACCCGCATGAGACGCCTGAACAAGCCTTATACCGTGAGTGCGAAGAAGAGCTCGGTATTCGAGTAAAAGCGGCGCAAGAGCTAATCTGCCTAAGCCACGAATACCCCAAAAAAACCGTTTGCTTGCATGTTTTCGTGGTGTCTGAGTACTTGAATATACCTCAAGCACTAGAGCAACAGGAGATGGCTTGGAAAACCCTGAATGAGCTAATGGTGTTTGAGGGCTTACTTCAGGCTGATCGGCCCATTCTGGAAAAGCTCATAGAATTGGAATCCGAAAATTATACTTAA